In the genome of Lathyrus oleraceus cultivar Zhongwan6 chromosome 4, CAAS_Psat_ZW6_1.0, whole genome shotgun sequence, the window ATTGGAAGTTGATGGCACTGCCATTACTTGGAACGATTTTAAGAAATAACTTTTGGATAAGTATTTTCCAGTTGATGCTTGTAATCATAACGAGATTGAATTCTTGGAACTGGAGCAGGGTAACATATCTGCAGCTGACTATGCAACCAAGTTTGAAGAGATGTCCAAGTACTATCCTTACTATAATGGTGTGAATGCTGAAGGTTCCAAGTGTGtgaattttgaaaatggtttgcTCCCCGAGATTAAGCAGTTTATCGAATCTCAGGAGATTTGTTGTTTCTCAGTGTTGGTTAACAAGTGCAGGATTTATGATGAAGATAACAAAGCAAGATCTACCCACTATAAGAGTGCATATGAAAAGAGATCTACTAATAAGAATTGTGGCAAGCCGTATGTAAAACCAAGTTCCAAGGAAATTCAGAAAGCTGCAAACGATAATGGAAATAGTGTGGGGTACTCCT includes:
- the LOC127135833 gene encoding uncharacterized protein LOC127135833, translating into MACIDAPEGLFGPHMLSEQAEHWWENTRQRLEVDVDACNHNEIEFLELEQGNISAADYATKFEEMSKYYPYYNGVNAEGSKCVNFENGLLPEIKQFIESQEICCFSVLVNKCRIYDEDNKARSTHYKSAYEKRSTNKNCGKPYVKPSSKEIQKAANDNGNSVGYSFYSEV